In a single window of the Gossypium hirsutum isolate 1008001.06 chromosome A13, Gossypium_hirsutum_v2.1, whole genome shotgun sequence genome:
- the LOC107894842 gene encoding uncharacterized protein, producing MKKMLASRFATSISKRNLSASSFFGYSYPDCRLILTPHRSIFTTSPVQFSWMDSIKGVFTGKKASPDDPNISAESFTLLRFADELKNARKLGKFKQYVVGRSSDATFADVFEKQEAIIRYLGGCDPTGMNLQPSQKKEAAKQCDCTLLDVENALAKFTWAKEAHQKMAQLKEEGKPMPKSFAEVQKLMGSTPLDHARSNMAKSGQISRNALCPCGSKKRYKRCCGKDQ from the exons atgaaaaaaatgctcGCTTCTAGATTCGCAACCAGCATTTCCAAGAGAAATCTCAGCGCCTCTTCCTTCTTCGGCTACAGTTATCCTGATTGTCGCTTAATTTTAACGCCTCACCGTTCGATCTTCACCACGTCACCTGTCCAGTTCTCATGGATGGACTCGATCAAAGGTGTATTTACCGGCAAGAAGGCTTCTCCAGATGATCCAAACATCAGCGCTGAATCCTTCACTCTCCTCC GATTCGCCGATGAATTGAAGAATGCTAGAAAATTGGGGAAATTTAAGCAATACGTAGTTGGTAGAAGCAGCGACGCAACATTTGCGGATGTTTTCGAGAAGCAAGAAGCCATTATTAGATACCTTGGAGGTTGTGATCCGACCGGAATG aatCTTCAACCAAGTCAAAAGAAAGAAGCTGCGAAGCAATGTGATTGCACGTTGTTGGATGTCGAGAATGCGCTTGCAAAGTTCACTTGGGCTAAAGAAGCACATCAGAAGATGGCTCAACTGAAAGAGGAAGGGAAACCGATGCCGAAGAGTTTTGCTGAG GTGCAAAAGCTAATGGGTTCCACACCATTGGATCATGCCAGGTCTAACATGGCAAAGAGTGGGCAAATTAGCAGAAATGCGCTTTGTCCGTGTGGTTCAAAGAAGAGATACAAAAG GTGCTGTGGCAAGGATCAATAG